One genomic segment of Leishmania mexicana MHOM/GT/2001/U1103 complete genome, chromosome 2 includes these proteins:
- a CDS encoding putative cytochrome b-domain protein, which produces MPTVYTKDQVAEHSHKESGWLIIQNGVYDVIDFYDDHPGGRDILLAHIGTDATEAFEAVNHSRGAMRKLEKLKVGELPENERHRYISMEQAAAKKSADGAWLVINNRVYDVTPFLDLHPGGRDILLYNAGGDATQAFTDNGHSDAAYHMMGKYVIGDLGMSERKTFVNRKSTGATQMAHVRNKYASLLAHIQAQLRLFLALALLVIAGVFLLS; this is translated from the coding sequence ATGCCGACAGTCTACACCAAGGATCAGGTGGCGGAGCACAGCCACAAGGAGAGTGGCTGGCTTATCATCCAGAACGGTGTGTACGATGTGATTGATTTCTACGACGACCACCCTGGAGGTCGTGATATTCTTCTCGCTCACATCGGCACCGATGCCACGGAGGCCTTTGAGGCGGTAAACCACAGCAGGGGAGCCATGCGCAAGCTCGAGAAGCTCAAGGTTGGCGAGCTGCCCGAAAACGAGCGTCACCGCTACATCTCCATGGAACAGGCCGCTGCCAAAAAATCGGCTGACGGTGCGTGGCTTGTCATCAACAACAGAGTGTACGATGTAACCCCATTTCTGGACCTGCATCCCGGTGGCCGTGACATCTTGCTCTACAACGCTGGCGGTGACGCGACGCAAGCCTTCACGGACAACGGGCACAGTGACGCTGCGTATCACATGATGGGTAAATACGTCATTGGCGATCTAGGGATGAGTGAGCGCAAGACGTTCGTAAACCGCAAGTCTACAGGCGCGACGCAGATGGCTCACGTGAGGAACAAGTACGCATCCCTCCTCGCCCACATtcaggcgcagctgcggctgttcCTGGCTCTGGCGCTACTCGTCATCGCGGGCGTCTTCCTTCTCAGCTAG